From a region of the Streptomyces venezuelae genome:
- a CDS encoding PucR family transcriptional regulator, whose protein sequence is MRLRALLETEALGLRLLGGEGELDRTVRGVMTTDLRDPSRYLSGGELVLTGLAWRRNSADSEPFVRILASAGVAGLAAGEAELQAIPDDLVSACVRNRLPLFAVNEDVAFATITEYVVRQVSGERAGDLAAVVDRHRRLMTSGPAGGGPDVVLDLLTTDLDLRAWVLSPTGRQIAGAGEPLAPGVCAALAGEHLAAVRTGRRGPHRISIQGITYSLFPIRGHGRGVAGPGARDVRETVLSDWLLAVEADAGDWPAERLDLLQGVTQLIAVERDRRDAARTVRRRLAQEVLELVQTGAPPAEIAARLRVAAPVLLPGLGAAPHWQVVVARVDWEGMDIPGGPVAQSLLEEILVDPSVSGPEPSDRIAVAHAGDEAIALVPLPSLAGDAGEDKGPDSALHADELLAAVRDPLAAGLADDGRLTLGVSAAVHSAEGLRGALEEARHARRVAAARPGRVCAAGHHELASHVLLLPFVPDDVRRAFTARLLDPLRDYDRRHRAELIPTLEAFLDCDGSWTRCATRLHLHVNTLRYRVGRIEQLTARDLSRLEDKLDFFLALRMS, encoded by the coding sequence GGCTGCTCGGCGGCGAGGGTGAACTCGACCGGACGGTCCGCGGGGTCATGACGACCGACCTGAGGGATCCCAGCCGGTACCTGTCGGGGGGTGAACTCGTCCTGACCGGCCTGGCCTGGAGACGAAATTCAGCCGACTCCGAGCCATTCGTACGAATCCTGGCGAGCGCGGGCGTCGCCGGGCTCGCCGCGGGCGAGGCGGAGCTGCAGGCCATTCCCGATGATCTTGTTTCGGCCTGTGTGCGCAACCGGCTGCCGCTGTTCGCCGTGAACGAGGACGTTGCATTCGCCACGATCACCGAGTACGTCGTCAGGCAGGTCTCGGGCGAGCGCGCGGGAGACCTCGCGGCCGTCGTGGACCGCCACCGCCGGCTGATGACCTCGGGTCCGGCCGGCGGCGGCCCCGACGTGGTGCTCGATCTGCTCACCACCGACCTCGACCTCCGGGCCTGGGTGCTGTCCCCCACCGGCCGGCAGATCGCCGGGGCGGGTGAGCCGCTGGCGCCGGGCGTGTGCGCAGCACTGGCGGGCGAGCACCTTGCGGCGGTCCGGACGGGCCGCAGGGGGCCGCATCGGATCTCCATCCAGGGTATTACCTACTCGCTCTTCCCGATCAGGGGACACGGGCGCGGGGTCGCCGGTCCCGGGGCCCGTGACGTGCGCGAGACCGTGCTCTCGGACTGGCTGCTGGCCGTCGAGGCGGACGCCGGCGACTGGCCCGCCGAGCGCCTGGACCTGCTCCAGGGCGTCACCCAGCTGATCGCGGTGGAGCGGGACCGGCGCGACGCGGCCCGCACCGTGCGGCGCCGTCTCGCACAGGAGGTCCTCGAACTGGTCCAGACGGGTGCCCCGCCCGCCGAGATCGCCGCCCGCCTGCGGGTCGCGGCCCCGGTGCTGCTGCCCGGGCTGGGCGCCGCCCCGCACTGGCAGGTCGTCGTGGCCCGGGTGGACTGGGAGGGCATGGACATCCCCGGCGGCCCGGTGGCCCAGTCGCTGCTGGAGGAGATCCTCGTCGACCCGTCCGTCTCGGGGCCCGAACCCTCGGACCGGATCGCGGTGGCCCATGCGGGTGACGAGGCCATCGCCCTGGTCCCGCTGCCCTCGCTCGCCGGGGACGCCGGGGAGGACAAGGGTCCGGATTCGGCCCTGCACGCCGACGAGCTGCTCGCGGCCGTACGGGACCCGCTGGCCGCCGGTCTGGCCGACGACGGCCGGCTCACGCTGGGCGTCAGCGCGGCCGTGCACTCCGCCGAGGGGCTGCGCGGGGCACTGGAGGAGGCCCGGCACGCCCGCCGGGTGGCCGCGGCACGCCCGGGCCGGGTCTGTGCGGCGGGCCATCACGAGCTGGCCTCGCACGTGCTGCTGCTGCCGTTCGTCCCGGACGACGTCCGCCGCGCCTTCACGGCCCGGCTGCTGGACCCGCTGCGGGACTACGACCGGCGCCACCGCGCGGAGCTGATCCCGACGCTGGAGGCGTTCCTGGACTGCGACGGTTCGTGGACCCGCTGCGCGACGCGGCTGCACCTGCACGTCAACACGCTGCGCTACCGCGTCGGACGGATCGAGCAGTTGACGGCGCGGGACCTGTCCCGGCTGGAGGACAAGCTCGACTTCTTCCTGGCACTGCGGATGAGCTGA